From Glycine soja cultivar W05 chromosome 4, ASM419377v2, whole genome shotgun sequence, the proteins below share one genomic window:
- the LOC114410724 gene encoding uncharacterized protein LOC114410724 — protein MATARNDAKTVVKFIKKNIFSRFGVPQILISDGGSHFCNTQLQKVLGQYHVNHRVASPYHPQTNGQVEVSNRDLKKILEKIVASTRKDWSAKLEDALWAYRTPTGLSPFQLVNEKSCHLPVEMEHKVYWALKFLNFDEKASREHRKI, from the coding sequence atGGCCACTGCAAGGAATGATGCTAAGACTGTGGTGAAATTTATCAAGAAGAACATTTTTTCTCGATTTGGGGTACCTCAAATCTTGATCAGTGATGGTGGTTCGCACTTCTGTAATACTCAACTTCAAAAGGTATTAGGTCAATACCATGTGAATCATAGAGTAGCGTCCCCTTACCATCCACAAACTAATGGGCAAGTCGAAGTATCTAACAGagatttaaagaaaatactagAAAAAATAGTGGCATCAACCAGAAAAGATTGGTCAGCCAAACTGGAAGATGCATTGTGGGCTTACAGAACTCCAACTGGTTTGTCTCCTTTTCAACTAGTGAATGAAAAATCATGTCATTTACCAGTTGAGATGGAACACAAGGTATATTGGGCTCTGAAATTTCTGAACTTTGATGAGAAGGCATCCAGGGAGCACAGAAAGATCTAA